The following are encoded together in the Acetobacter vaccinii genome:
- the glsA gene encoding glutaminase A → MLFAFVITGSVFIACDSPVYARERVLLPPSPTIQKAIEQAYEKFRHVTDGKNASYIPYLAKADPALYGIAVVTADGRVFKVGQADHAFPVESVAKIFTLAAVLREHGAETVLHKVGVNATGLPFNSVLAVELNNDKLGGSPPPGNPLVNAGAIATASLVDGKTLDTRWKSILNTAGEFAGHPLRLNNDVYRSEMESNQHNQAIAVLLQSYGHLYADPTETVDLYTRECSYDVDAVDLATMGATLANGGTNPRTHHAAVDAATSARVLAVMATAGLYNTSGEWLFKVGLPGKSGVGGGIVAVVPGKLAIGVYSSPLDEAGNSVRGQLAVQFIAETLGVNIFAADVQ, encoded by the coding sequence TTGCTTTTCGCTTTTGTTATAACCGGTTCTGTTTTTATTGCCTGTGACAGCCCAGTGTATGCCCGCGAGCGGGTGTTGCTGCCACCATCTCCAACCATTCAGAAGGCTATCGAGCAGGCTTATGAAAAATTCCGTCACGTTACAGACGGTAAAAATGCTAGCTATATCCCTTATCTGGCCAAGGCAGATCCTGCTTTATATGGCATAGCCGTTGTTACGGCAGATGGCCGGGTTTTCAAAGTAGGGCAGGCCGACCATGCCTTCCCGGTTGAATCGGTGGCCAAAATATTCACTCTGGCGGCTGTCCTGCGGGAGCATGGGGCTGAGACCGTTCTGCATAAGGTCGGGGTGAACGCAACGGGCCTGCCTTTCAATTCCGTTCTGGCAGTGGAATTGAATAATGATAAGCTGGGCGGCAGTCCCCCGCCGGGTAACCCACTTGTTAACGCAGGGGCCATTGCCACTGCCAGCCTGGTAGACGGCAAAACGCTGGATACACGATGGAAAAGTATTCTCAACACAGCAGGTGAATTTGCAGGACACCCGCTGCGGCTGAATAATGATGTGTATCGTTCCGAAATGGAGAGCAACCAGCATAATCAGGCTATTGCGGTTTTATTGCAGAGTTACGGCCACCTTTATGCAGACCCGACTGAAACAGTCGATCTTTATACCCGTGAGTGCTCGTATGATGTGGACGCTGTAGACCTTGCGACCATGGGGGCTACTTTGGCCAACGGAGGCACCAACCCACGCACGCATCATGCTGCGGTTGACGCGGCGACAAGTGCCCGCGTGCTGGCGGTTATGGCAACGGCCGGGCTTTACAATACGTCGGGTGAATGGCTGTTCAAGGTCGGTTTGCCCGGCAAAAGTGGTGTTGGGGGCGGCATTGTCGCGGTGGTTCCCGGCAAGCTGGCCATAGGTGTTTATTCCTCTCCGTTGGATGAGGCTGGCAATAGTGTGCGTGGGCAACTGGCTGTGCAGTTTATTGCCGAGACCTTGGGGGTGAATATCTTTGCTGCAGATGTACAGTAA
- a CDS encoding class II aldolase/adducin family protein has product MWQNTEENLRIQLAECYHLVSYFGWTEMIFNHISVRLPGEPRRYLVNAFGLNYDEVTPENLLVVDADGHIISNGVTRPNPAGFALHGAIHAARDDVHCIIHTHTNAVCAVAMKESGFSHDNFYGAQLFERVGYHTFEGITLYDDERPRMLESLGDKHVLVLRNHGIAVGGADIPRAFFLLWIAQRAAEIQCHTGMIPGADVTLSDTIRRRCAEDAESVIVNSSAAQKMFDAAVRKMRKERGPLWVGDTQ; this is encoded by the coding sequence ATGTGGCAGAACACTGAAGAAAACCTCCGTATCCAGCTTGCCGAATGCTACCATCTGGTCAGCTATTTCGGCTGGACCGAAATGATCTTCAACCACATCTCAGTTCGGCTGCCGGGCGAACCGCGCCGTTATCTGGTCAATGCCTTTGGCCTGAACTACGATGAAGTAACGCCAGAAAACCTGCTGGTGGTCGATGCGGATGGCCACATTATCAGCAACGGCGTGACCCGCCCCAACCCGGCCGGGTTTGCACTGCACGGTGCCATCCACGCTGCGCGGGACGATGTGCACTGCATTATTCACACCCACACCAATGCTGTCTGTGCCGTCGCCATGAAAGAAAGTGGTTTCAGCCACGATAATTTTTATGGGGCGCAACTGTTTGAGCGCGTAGGCTACCACACGTTCGAAGGCATTACCCTGTATGATGATGAACGGCCCCGCATGCTGGAAAGCCTAGGCGACAAGCATGTTCTGGTGCTTCGCAACCATGGCATTGCTGTCGGTGGGGCGGATATTCCACGTGCCTTCTTCTTACTCTGGATCGCGCAGCGCGCTGCTGAAATTCAATGCCACACAGGCATGATTCCTGGGGCCGATGTTACCCTGAGCGACACAATCCGCCGCCGCTGCGCTGAAGATGCAGAAAGCGTGATTGTCAATTCCAGCGCAGCCCAGAAAATGTTTGATGCTGCCGTGCGAAAAATGCGTAAGGAGCGTGGCCCCCTGTGGGTGGGTGACACCCAGTAA
- a CDS encoding carbohydrate porin codes for MQRILKILGTCCIITSVSSSFPATASATSSQNTSVDKTVPAPATNTPVATRQPISVIGHKHTNPDVDFLAAPNNISPKILPSVPVSVVDYKPRKGFFYNVLKPLKDYGITFHALLIDNFVSNVAGGVKPGARLQNALGVIETNIDLEKLLGWKGAQVHFGEDIFFLRDNDKHWSQQVGDNIVGYQPPHLFRGNYLSELTLDQKLFKNKLEVEFGRANISRYFLVPNCNQILTCFKDIWSQDAGISTFVYATWSGHAIYHITPEWYVQAAAAEVNKTVFYTNGWQWDTDGASGAAGVGEIAYKRGFDKSAYPSMFEFLGYYNSSTVTDPIRTTNGTSQLYDKHSAPLRHTGMSGIFLSGQQYVWRKDHGTTRDPHGMALAVYGGAGTDFETYAPIQAEAYLGAFVQAPFAGHPLDSYGIQFHWSKLGPREEQFLGEANKLSGGDGKPPGADHLVADMHAHVFLMPNVAFEPSLQYVINPNTYYAPMTAKHPHDVVEVGATLFVYLDKMAGFP; via the coding sequence ATGCAGCGCATCCTCAAGATACTCGGCACCTGTTGCATCATCACCAGCGTTTCCAGCTCGTTCCCTGCAACAGCAAGTGCGACCAGTTCTCAAAACACCAGTGTTGACAAAACTGTACCTGCACCTGCCACAAACACACCTGTCGCCACACGCCAGCCCATAAGCGTGATCGGCCACAAGCATACCAACCCTGATGTCGATTTTCTGGCAGCTCCAAACAATATCAGCCCGAAAATTCTGCCGTCCGTGCCGGTTTCCGTTGTGGATTACAAACCCAGGAAAGGGTTTTTCTACAATGTGCTCAAGCCGCTCAAGGATTACGGTATTACTTTTCATGCCCTGCTGATCGACAACTTTGTCAGCAATGTTGCCGGTGGTGTCAAACCCGGCGCACGCCTGCAAAATGCGCTGGGCGTGATTGAAACCAATATCGACCTGGAGAAGCTGCTGGGCTGGAAAGGCGCGCAGGTCCACTTTGGGGAAGATATCTTCTTCCTGCGTGATAACGACAAGCATTGGTCCCAGCAGGTTGGGGACAACATTGTCGGTTATCAGCCCCCTCACCTGTTCCGCGGCAATTATCTGAGCGAACTGACGCTTGATCAGAAGCTGTTTAAAAACAAGCTGGAAGTCGAGTTCGGCCGCGCCAATATCTCGCGCTACTTCCTTGTGCCCAACTGTAACCAGATCCTGACCTGCTTTAAGGACATCTGGTCGCAGGATGCTGGCATCAGCACCTTTGTGTATGCAACATGGTCAGGCCATGCCATCTACCACATTACGCCCGAGTGGTATGTGCAGGCTGCTGCGGCAGAAGTAAACAAGACCGTCTTTTACACCAATGGCTGGCAATGGGACACAGACGGCGCAAGCGGTGCCGCTGGTGTAGGCGAAATTGCCTACAAGCGCGGCTTTGACAAGTCGGCCTATCCGTCCATGTTTGAGTTCCTGGGCTATTATAACTCCTCCACCGTCACCGACCCGATCCGCACCACCAATGGTACGTCGCAGTTGTATGACAAGCATTCCGCCCCCCTGCGCCATACTGGTATGTCGGGCATCTTCTTAAGCGGGCAGCAGTATGTCTGGCGTAAAGACCATGGCACCACGCGCGACCCCCACGGCATGGCCCTTGCCGTGTATGGTGGTGCAGGCACGGACTTCGAGACCTATGCCCCTATCCAGGCGGAAGCCTATCTGGGCGCATTTGTGCAGGCTCCTTTTGCTGGCCACCCGCTGGACAGCTATGGTATCCAGTTCCACTGGAGCAAGCTTGGCCCGCGTGAGGAACAGTTTCTGGGTGAAGCCAACAAGCTGAGCGGTGGCGACGGCAAACCCCCTGGCGCAGACCATCTTGTTGCCGACATGCACGCCCATGTGTTCCTGATGCCCAATGTCGCGTTTGAACCAAGCCTGCAATATGTCATCAACCCCAACACCTACTATGCCCCCATGACCGCCAAACACCCGCATGATGTGGTGGAAGTTGGGGCGACCCTGTTTGTCTATCTTGATAAAATGGCTGGCTTTCCATGA
- a CDS encoding TonB-dependent receptor produces the protein MPHRHSITRICSASFLVGCLSGTAITHCAYAATPSTDTKILAGKSPPPAKPLHAANSTTQAAAPTKAQQQTDDKSHVTVWGKGHAALTGRSPNRKYTASLLDTPRSISVVTQEQMKLVNATSFEEAMRTVPGVSFRGGDAYAIPGGNYPVIRGFGSYSNMFIDGLRDSGVSQREVFDVEEMEVLKGPGSVYGGRGGLGGQINITSKKAQLGNLTSGQIGFGTAAYKRGTIDVNRQIGSSTAVRLNAMGADGDTAGREPIGAHKWGVAPSISFGLGTPTRLTLGYYHLYSSGMPDYSAPYSKTTHEPLAIPRHTVLGLANRDFEHSTTDLGQVILERDLWGDFVFRNTLQWTSTQYDYIATNPQWQSTSPANQNILLEAKSGRFHTDNFQEQAMVSGTFNTGFIHHSINTGIELSRERLTRNEYYVVDSTGHNMRNGGSCSVAYNCVSTTNMGSWSPYSPWTGSYSLGEPGIAPLNTNVTTGSAYAFDTMSMFDNRLLINGGVRFDRFMTSAVQGNLGLSNNQSFINYQAGAVYKPIKPVSIYFSYATASNPVGVDAGADGQIALSTANNKLAPQNGRNIEVGAKAEFFNGRFSITGSLFDGKMTNAQVSDGYGNQINAGTQRVRGAEINVAGNITPRWEMFGGWTYLDSTVLDGGPTHANVGKRFPYTPGNSIALWSTYKILPHFKAGGGLTYMSKRYTNVSNSTWVPSYVRLDMVADYQITPMLDLQANLQNLTDKRYYDRVYTNYARIAAGRAVTFQLTFKM, from the coding sequence ATGCCACACCGCCACAGTATTACGCGCATCTGTTCCGCGTCATTTCTCGTCGGGTGCCTTTCAGGCACAGCCATAACGCACTGCGCTTATGCCGCCACACCCAGCACGGACACCAAAATCCTTGCAGGCAAAAGCCCCCCACCTGCCAAACCACTGCATGCAGCAAACAGCACCACACAGGCCGCAGCACCCACCAAGGCACAACAGCAGACTGATGATAAAAGCCATGTCACAGTCTGGGGCAAAGGGCATGCCGCCTTGACCGGGCGCTCCCCCAACCGGAAATATACCGCATCCTTGCTGGATACACCGCGCTCCATCTCCGTGGTGACACAGGAGCAGATGAAGCTGGTCAACGCGACATCGTTCGAAGAAGCAATGCGAACGGTGCCTGGCGTCAGCTTTCGTGGGGGGGACGCCTACGCTATTCCCGGTGGCAACTACCCTGTTATTCGCGGCTTTGGTTCCTACAGCAACATGTTCATTGATGGACTGCGGGACAGTGGTGTGAGCCAGCGCGAAGTGTTTGATGTTGAAGAAATGGAAGTCCTTAAAGGCCCTGGGTCGGTCTATGGTGGCCGGGGTGGCTTGGGCGGGCAGATCAACATTACCTCTAAAAAAGCACAGCTTGGCAATCTGACATCCGGGCAGATCGGCTTTGGCACGGCCGCCTACAAGCGGGGCACGATAGATGTTAACCGGCAGATCGGTTCCTCCACCGCCGTGCGCCTGAACGCTATGGGGGCTGATGGAGATACTGCGGGCCGCGAACCTATCGGAGCCCATAAATGGGGTGTCGCACCGTCCATTTCCTTTGGTTTAGGCACGCCAACCCGCCTGACACTCGGATATTATCACCTCTATTCCTCCGGTATGCCGGACTATTCCGCCCCCTATAGCAAGACCACGCACGAGCCCCTTGCTATCCCCCGTCATACAGTATTGGGCCTTGCCAACAGGGATTTTGAGCACAGCACAACAGACCTCGGGCAGGTTATCCTTGAACGTGATCTGTGGGGAGACTTTGTCTTTCGCAACACCTTGCAGTGGACAAGCACGCAATACGACTACATTGCGACCAACCCACAGTGGCAAAGCACATCGCCTGCAAACCAGAATATTCTGCTCGAAGCAAAGTCTGGCCGGTTCCACACCGACAACTTTCAGGAACAGGCTATGGTGTCGGGCACGTTCAACACCGGCTTTATTCACCACTCCATCAATACAGGTATTGAACTTTCCAGAGAGCGCCTGACAAGAAACGAATATTATGTTGTCGATTCCACGGGCCACAACATGCGCAATGGTGGATCGTGCTCTGTTGCGTATAACTGTGTCAGTACCACCAATATGGGTAGCTGGAGCCCCTATAGCCCGTGGACAGGCTCTTATTCCCTGGGGGAACCCGGCATAGCGCCACTCAACACCAATGTGACAACTGGGTCGGCCTACGCGTTTGATACCATGAGCATGTTCGACAACCGCCTGCTCATTAACGGCGGGGTACGGTTTGACCGCTTTATGACATCCGCTGTGCAGGGTAATCTGGGGTTAAGCAACAATCAGAGCTTTATCAACTATCAGGCGGGTGCGGTTTACAAACCTATCAAGCCTGTCAGCATCTATTTCTCCTACGCGACTGCGTCCAACCCGGTTGGGGTGGATGCCGGGGCAGATGGGCAGATTGCCCTTTCAACCGCCAACAACAAACTTGCCCCGCAAAATGGCCGGAATATAGAGGTCGGGGCCAAAGCCGAGTTCTTTAATGGCCGCTTTTCCATTACCGGCTCCCTGTTTGATGGAAAGATGACCAACGCACAGGTGTCCGATGGTTACGGCAACCAGATCAACGCAGGTACCCAGCGTGTGCGGGGAGCAGAAATTAATGTGGCAGGCAATATTACCCCACGATGGGAGATGTTTGGCGGCTGGACCTATCTGGACAGCACCGTGCTGGACGGCGGACCGACCCATGCCAATGTTGGCAAGCGCTTCCCCTACACGCCCGGTAATTCAATAGCGCTCTGGAGCACATATAAAATCCTGCCCCATTTCAAAGCCGGCGGTGGTCTGACGTACATGAGCAAGCGCTATACCAATGTCAGCAATTCCACCTGGGTACCGTCTTATGTGCGCCTGGACATGGTTGCCGACTACCAGATAACCCCAATGCTGGACTTGCAGGCCAACCTGCAAAACCTGACAGATAAACGCTACTATGACCGCGTTTATACCAACTACGCCCGCATTGCAGCCGGGCGCGCAGTAACATTCCAGCTTACTTTCAAGATGTAA
- a CDS encoding ketopantoate reductase family protein, whose amino-acid sequence MTVSTPATGLVHPHVCIAGMGGIGGLLASLLAPRPLVLSVVARGETLLALQQQGLTCTNGETTTHHRLPAASRAPDRVQDVIILCGKYHHLPSLLKTVLHAIGPETKIIPVVNGFPWWMAPEDTQPTLQHILDPDGSLSALNPNSIYGCVAYAFSQVVEPGHIHFSGSPRFLLGAATQGGTCTQAVLEILGNDNSVFQEIFDIRKDVWNKLSLNVSSNFLSVLCEATLHSLTSAADTRTLIYQSLKEMQTLGLAYGLSDLPPLEALMSKMEQGGTHPTSMLQDYQHNRPLEVSAMGEAVLALAACYAVPMPTTEALVILTRRKAALRQHLSGQPAYTTQRNL is encoded by the coding sequence ATGACAGTTTCTACTCCCGCTACTGGTCTTGTTCACCCCCATGTGTGCATTGCAGGCATGGGGGGGATTGGCGGGCTACTGGCTTCCCTTCTCGCTCCCCGCCCTTTGGTTCTGTCGGTGGTAGCGCGGGGGGAAACCCTCCTTGCTCTGCAACAGCAGGGGCTAACCTGTACCAACGGGGAAACAACAACACATCACAGGCTCCCCGCAGCCTCCCGCGCCCCAGACAGGGTGCAGGACGTGATTATTCTTTGTGGCAAATACCATCATTTACCGTCACTGCTTAAAACGGTTCTCCATGCGATTGGCCCGGAAACAAAAATTATTCCTGTCGTCAATGGTTTTCCATGGTGGATGGCCCCAGAGGACACTCAGCCAACCCTGCAACACATTCTGGACCCAGATGGCAGTTTGAGCGCGCTAAACCCAAACTCTATCTATGGATGCGTCGCCTATGCGTTTTCTCAGGTTGTTGAGCCTGGGCATATACACTTTTCTGGCTCTCCCCGCTTTCTATTGGGAGCTGCAACGCAAGGCGGAACATGCACGCAAGCCGTTCTGGAGATTCTAGGCAACGACAACTCGGTCTTTCAGGAAATTTTCGACATCAGGAAAGATGTCTGGAACAAACTCTCCCTGAATGTTTCCAGTAATTTTCTATCTGTTTTATGTGAGGCAACGCTGCATAGCCTAACAAGCGCTGCCGACACACGCACACTGATTTACCAGAGCCTGAAGGAAATGCAGACTCTGGGTCTTGCTTATGGGCTGTCTGACCTCCCACCTCTGGAGGCGCTGATGAGCAAGATGGAACAAGGTGGCACCCACCCGACATCCATGTTGCAGGACTATCAGCATAACCGCCCTCTGGAAGTATCCGCCATGGGAGAGGCCGTTCTGGCACTGGCTGCCTGTTACGCCGTGCCCATGCCAACGACTGAAGCCTTGGTCATCCTGACCCGGCGTAAGGCCGCACTTCGGCAGCACCTGTCTGGACAGCCCGCCTACACCACACAAAGGAATTTATGA
- a CDS encoding response regulator transcription factor: MTGARPILIVDDDQVIRKTLAEQLQLEGEFQVLESATLEEARQTIKAADARCDAVLLDVSLPDGDGRDFCAELRREGLRMPVIMLTGSDDEADIVRGLDAGANDYVAKPFRIAELLARLRAQLRLFENSEDAVFSIGPYTFRPSAKLLQEPQRNRRIRLTEKETAILKFLYRAGTRPVPRQVLLNEVWGYNAAVTTHTLETHIYRLRQKIEPDPAHASLLVTEGGGYRLNPEPEAAV, encoded by the coding sequence ATGACGGGTGCACGCCCTATTTTGATTGTTGATGACGATCAGGTAATCCGCAAGACATTGGCGGAGCAATTACAGCTTGAAGGCGAGTTTCAGGTACTGGAGTCCGCAACGCTTGAAGAAGCCCGGCAGACAATCAAGGCCGCTGATGCGCGCTGCGATGCCGTGCTGCTTGACGTTAGCCTGCCCGACGGCGACGGGCGTGACTTCTGTGCCGAACTGCGGCGCGAAGGCCTGCGTATGCCGGTGATCATGCTGACCGGCTCTGATGATGAAGCGGATATTGTCCGTGGGCTGGATGCCGGGGCCAACGACTATGTCGCCAAGCCCTTCCGCATTGCTGAACTGCTGGCCAGATTGCGCGCCCAGTTGCGGCTGTTTGAAAACAGCGAGGACGCTGTTTTTTCCATCGGGCCATATACTTTCCGCCCGTCCGCCAAGCTGCTGCAGGAACCGCAGAGAAACCGCCGTATCCGTTTGACGGAAAAGGAAACGGCAATCCTCAAGTTCCTGTACCGCGCGGGCACCCGCCCGGTGCCCCGTCAGGTGCTGCTGAACGAGGTGTGGGGCTATAACGCGGCCGTAACCACCCACACGCTGGAAACCCATATTTACCGCCTGCGCCAGAAGATCGAGCCCGATCCGGCCCATGCATCGCTGCTGGTGACAGAAGGGGGCGGCTATCGCCTGAACCCGGAGCCAGAGGCCGCGGTCTGA
- a CDS encoding sensor histidine kinase gives MARNTAASPHRLSVLRSSSFRIIAMFAGCFVLSGMTVMALSGYRSFSLLSQQMRHAVANERDEALSDANIPDVAHLQPVVHELVQHEPGFYYLLQDAGQHVVVGNMLHLRPVAGWRTLSWTHRSLPPDRRPVIGYGVALQDGGYLFVGIDAEPVQTLRHDLWFMLAWSAVGFVIIGVGGGWLLSRLVLGKIETISETARDIMRGDMSRRLPLKAGNDEFDHLASSLNAMLERNENLIASISQVTDDIAHDMRRPLAHLGQQLDDLEQSDLSPRQEDILVRAKENLQDALEIFSSLLKLAQIEADDRVPDVQTLDVSDLLITLAELYRPVFEDKEQKFTLTLPHKAAYVAGNRVLLVQMLANLLENASNHCQEGKSISLSYDIKNGMVRLVVADNGLGIPAHEREHVFEKMVRLDRSRSVPGAGLGLSMVRAIVRLHGGSIRLLDNAPGLRCEVWLPSAAGLTS, from the coding sequence ATGGCACGGAATACGGCGGCATCTCCTCATCGTCTTTCTGTGTTGCGGAGTTCTTCTTTCCGTATCATTGCCATGTTTGCCGGGTGCTTTGTGCTCAGCGGCATGACAGTCATGGCGTTGTCGGGTTATCGCAGTTTCAGCCTTCTGTCCCAGCAGATGCGGCATGCAGTGGCGAATGAGCGGGATGAGGCCCTGTCCGATGCGAATATTCCCGATGTCGCGCATTTACAGCCCGTTGTGCATGAACTTGTCCAGCATGAGCCGGGTTTTTATTACCTGTTGCAGGATGCAGGCCAGCATGTGGTCGTTGGCAATATGCTGCATTTGCGGCCTGTTGCAGGCTGGCGTACCCTGTCATGGACCCATCGCTCTCTCCCTCCCGATCGGCGGCCCGTTATCGGGTATGGGGTGGCTTTGCAGGATGGTGGGTACCTGTTTGTCGGGATCGATGCCGAGCCTGTGCAAACCCTGCGGCACGACCTGTGGTTCATGCTGGCTTGGAGTGCGGTTGGGTTTGTTATTATTGGTGTTGGCGGTGGTTGGTTGCTGAGCAGGCTGGTGTTGGGCAAGATCGAAACCATCAGCGAAACAGCACGTGATATCATGCGGGGCGATATGTCACGTAGGCTCCCCCTGAAAGCGGGGAATGATGAATTTGACCATCTGGCCAGCAGCCTGAATGCCATGCTGGAACGCAATGAAAACCTGATTGCCAGTATCAGTCAGGTTACGGATGATATTGCCCACGACATGCGGCGGCCTCTGGCACATTTGGGTCAGCAGTTGGATGACCTGGAGCAGTCTGACTTGTCCCCCAGGCAGGAGGACATTCTTGTTCGGGCAAAAGAAAATTTGCAGGACGCGTTGGAAATTTTTTCATCCCTGTTGAAACTGGCACAGATAGAAGCTGACGATAGGGTGCCAGATGTCCAAACTCTTGATGTTTCTGATCTGCTGATAACACTTGCCGAATTATACAGACCTGTTTTTGAAGATAAGGAGCAGAAATTTACACTGACTTTGCCGCACAAGGCTGCCTATGTTGCAGGGAACAGAGTTCTGCTTGTGCAAATGCTGGCTAATCTGCTTGAAAATGCATCAAACCATTGTCAGGAAGGAAAAAGCATTTCTCTTTCTTATGATATCAAAAATGGAATGGTCAGACTGGTGGTGGCAGACAATGGGTTGGGTATTCCAGCCCATGAGCGTGAGCATGTGTTTGAGAAAATGGTCAGGCTGGATCGTAGCCGTTCTGTGCCGGGGGCCGGACTGGGTCTGAGCATGGTCAGAGCCATTGTCCGGCTGCATGGTGGGTCTATCCGGCTTTTGGACAACGCACCGGGTTTACGGTGCGAAGTCTGGTTGCCGAGTGCCGCTGGGCTTACATCTTGA
- a CDS encoding response regulator transcription factor, translated as MKTEMMPEPAHVLLVEDDASTAAYIQRFFEHSHIRITAVADGTQGQALAMAQPWDCIVLDRRLPGLDGLTILTTMRADNIQTPVLFLTTMDGIHDRVSGLRSGGDDYLVKPFALTELSARIESLLRRTKEPGNDVRLVFADVEVDLLTREVRRAGEKLYIQPQEMKLLEYFMKNPLVVLSREMLLQAVWGLDFPVRTNLVETHVSRLRERLGRDAPPLIHTIKGRGYMLRHP; from the coding sequence ATGAAGACTGAAATGATGCCTGAGCCTGCCCACGTCCTGCTGGTTGAGGACGACGCCAGCACCGCAGCCTATATCCAACGTTTTTTTGAGCATTCCCATATTCGCATCACAGCCGTGGCGGACGGTACGCAGGGGCAGGCGTTGGCCATGGCGCAACCCTGGGACTGTATTGTGCTGGACCGACGCCTGCCAGGGCTTGATGGGCTGACAATCCTGACCACGATGCGGGCAGACAACATCCAAACCCCTGTCCTGTTCCTGACCACCATGGATGGCATCCACGACCGCGTGAGCGGGCTGCGTAGCGGAGGGGACGACTACCTTGTTAAACCCTTTGCCCTAACGGAACTGTCCGCACGCATAGAAAGCCTGCTGCGCCGCACCAAGGAGCCGGGGAATGACGTACGCCTTGTCTTTGCGGATGTGGAGGTTGATCTTTTAACGCGGGAAGTCCGCCGGGCAGGGGAAAAGCTGTATATTCAGCCCCAGGAAATGAAGCTGCTCGAGTATTTTATGAAAAACCCTCTGGTCGTGCTGTCGCGCGAGATGCTGTTGCAGGCTGTCTGGGGGCTGGATTTTCCAGTGCGCACCAATCTGGTCGAAACCCACGTCAGCCGTTTGCGTGAACGCTTGGGGCGGGACGCCCCACCCCTGATCCACACCATCAAGGGCCGGGGTTATATGTTGCGGCATCCCTAG
- a CDS encoding Fur family transcriptional regulator — protein MPMGWVWVIFCHGQHVRIFGNHMPQQNMEGHVSHDFSILEKITVFIMVFYVQERARPQLRQGMGADQTRFDALQKRCLQVGVKVTPLRSLVLHGCLQAGNGVTAFTIWKTLLSMVEDRAPRLSSLQRNLTILTQQGILLRDVGPDRVWHYTVAPLPYTGPTVSLIEQGTGHKTVCKAPEIDDCLQRIAVDRGLLIQEASVTLVCRPRSPGDKSRQSA, from the coding sequence ATGCCTATGGGTTGGGTGTGGGTGATCTTCTGTCATGGCCAGCATGTCAGGATTTTTGGAAACCACATGCCACAACAAAACATGGAGGGCCATGTAAGCCATGATTTCTCTATACTTGAAAAAATCACCGTTTTTATAATGGTGTTTTATGTACAGGAAAGAGCGCGTCCGCAGCTTCGGCAGGGCATGGGCGCGGACCAGACACGGTTTGATGCTTTGCAAAAACGTTGTCTGCAAGTGGGGGTTAAGGTGACTCCTTTGCGTAGTCTTGTGCTGCATGGGTGTTTGCAGGCAGGCAATGGTGTAACAGCATTTACAATATGGAAAACTCTTCTCAGCATGGTGGAAGATCGCGCGCCCAGACTGAGTTCCCTACAACGGAACCTCACGATCCTGACGCAGCAAGGTATTTTATTGCGCGATGTCGGGCCAGATCGTGTATGGCATTACACTGTTGCACCGCTGCCTTATACGGGGCCGACTGTCAGCCTGATAGAGCAGGGAACAGGGCATAAGACAGTGTGTAAAGCACCAGAAATTGACGATTGCCTGCAACGCATTGCGGTGGATCGGGGCCTGTTGATACAGGAGGCTTCAGTCACGTTAGTGTGCCGCCCCCGTAGCCCAGGCGACAAAAGCCGACAGTCTGCCTAA